In a genomic window of Chryseobacterium sp. G0162:
- the purH gene encoding bifunctional phosphoribosylaminoimidazolecarboxamide formyltransferase/IMP cyclohydrolase, whose product MSKKRVLISVSDKSGLIEFAQFLEAQNYELISTGGTFKHLKDAGLNPIQIDEVTNFPEMLDGRVKTLHPKVHGGLLAVRNNEEHMKTVQEHGIGLIDMVIVNLYPFFENVNKNISLHEKVEFIDIGGPSMLRSAAKNFDSVTVITDVEDYTTVKIEMEQNGDTYIETRKKLAGKVFNLTSAYDAAISRMLLDEEYPTYLNASYKKVSDLRYGENPHQSAAYYVSTFENGAMKDFEQLGGKELSFNNLRDMDLCWKVVTEFKEEMACCAVKHSTPCGVAIGTSALETYQKTFECDPVSIFGGIVAMNYKIDAATAEELNKTFLEIVMAPDFDEEALEILRKKKNLRIIKIVNPVSDKKTWVKVDGGILVQDNDLHFSDDIKVVTETQPTEEQKKALLFSQRVVKYVKSNAIVVSNGIQAFGIGGGQVNRIWATQQAIERAKEKFTGDLVLASDAFFPFRDVVDFCAQEGIKAIIQPGGSVKDQDSIEAANEHSIPMMFTGVRHFFH is encoded by the coding sequence ATGAGTAAAAAGAGAGTTTTAATCAGTGTTTCTGACAAAAGTGGATTAATTGAATTCGCACAGTTTTTGGAAGCTCAGAATTATGAGTTGATCTCCACAGGAGGAACGTTCAAACATTTGAAAGACGCTGGTTTAAATCCAATTCAGATTGATGAGGTAACCAATTTCCCTGAAATGTTGGACGGAAGAGTGAAAACTTTACATCCAAAAGTTCACGGTGGACTGTTAGCGGTTCGTAACAACGAAGAGCACATGAAAACTGTTCAGGAGCACGGAATTGGTCTGATTGACATGGTGATCGTAAACCTTTATCCTTTCTTTGAAAATGTGAACAAAAACATTTCTTTACATGAGAAAGTAGAGTTTATCGATATCGGAGGTCCATCAATGCTTCGTTCTGCAGCGAAAAACTTTGATTCTGTTACGGTAATTACTGATGTAGAAGATTATACAACAGTAAAAATAGAAATGGAGCAAAACGGGGATACTTATATTGAAACCCGTAAGAAGCTTGCAGGAAAAGTATTCAACCTTACATCAGCTTATGATGCTGCTATTTCAAGAATGCTTTTAGATGAGGAATATCCAACGTATTTAAATGCATCTTACAAAAAAGTTTCTGACCTTAGATACGGTGAAAACCCTCACCAGTCAGCAGCTTACTATGTTTCTACTTTCGAGAACGGAGCGATGAAAGACTTCGAACAGCTTGGAGGTAAAGAGCTTTCTTTCAATAACCTTCGTGATATGGACCTTTGCTGGAAAGTAGTTACTGAGTTCAAAGAAGAGATGGCTTGTTGTGCAGTAAAACACTCTACCCCTTGTGGAGTAGCGATTGGTACATCTGCATTAGAAACTTATCAAAAAACTTTCGAATGTGATCCGGTTTCTATCTTTGGCGGAATTGTTGCTATGAACTATAAGATCGATGCTGCAACGGCTGAAGAGCTGAATAAAACATTCCTTGAGATTGTAATGGCTCCGGATTTCGACGAAGAAGCTCTTGAAATTTTAAGAAAAAAGAAAAACCTGAGAATCATCAAAATCGTAAACCCTGTTTCTGACAAGAAAACATGGGTAAAAGTAGACGGTGGTATCTTGGTTCAGGATAATGATTTACACTTCTCGGATGACATCAAAGTAGTTACTGAAACTCAGCCTACAGAAGAACAGAAAAAAGCATTGCTTTTCTCTCAGAGAGTTGTGAAATATGTGAAATCTAACGCTATTGTGGTTTCCAACGGGATCCAGGCTTTTGGAATCGGAGGTGGACAGGTAAACAGAATCTGGGCTACACAACAGGCAATTGAAAGAGCAAAAGAAAAATTCACAGGAGATTTGGTACTCGCTTCTGATGCATTTTTCCCTTTCCGTGATGTCGTAGATTTCTGCGCTCAGGAAGGTATCAAAGCAATCATTCAGCCTGGAGGAAGTGTAAAAGATCAGGACAGTATAGAAGCTGCTAATGAGCACAGTATTCCAATGATGTTTACTGGGGTTAGACACTTTTTCCACTAA
- a CDS encoding MFS transporter, which translates to MDSKKVIIIVVFLLAFLTGVNFVIFPALGNAFMDSSLFALSSSQFGNLFVPQVICIIISCLSAPFLVNKWGPKVMLVIGVLLMLASTGTLWFLHYFITEKSLLFPILLILVACTGMGFGFSITTLNPLAASLFEKKNSSAILILQFLVGLGTSTSPLMMNLIGDVKYWMYVPGLIFIVVSFVFIVFLLLKIDKGTFFELPDHFKIPKKLWIFFAAIILYGCVEGTFGSFGGVILKNKGLDNGNASLGLSLFWGGIALNRLLFGVFSKKFDLSLFFITAPLWVGLLLLLLLIYPNIHILLLMMFLIGFFMGSIFPGSIGWGTVEFPTYSVLVSGFLMAANQIGTGIVTNVLGHFSNYISVILGILIVLMLIICVLFFYLKKGSKIKEAF; encoded by the coding sequence TGTTGTTTTCTTATTGGCTTTCCTGACCGGAGTAAATTTTGTGATTTTTCCGGCATTGGGAAATGCTTTTATGGATTCTTCTTTGTTTGCACTTTCTTCCTCTCAGTTTGGTAATTTATTTGTACCTCAGGTAATCTGTATTATTATTTCCTGTTTAAGTGCTCCGTTTTTGGTTAATAAATGGGGACCTAAGGTAATGCTGGTCATTGGGGTGTTGTTAATGCTTGCCTCAACAGGTACTTTATGGTTTCTGCATTATTTTATAACTGAAAAATCGTTATTGTTTCCTATACTCTTGATTTTAGTTGCCTGTACAGGAATGGGATTTGGGTTTTCCATTACAACCCTCAACCCTTTGGCCGCGAGTTTATTTGAGAAAAAAAACTCTTCAGCTATTTTAATCCTTCAGTTTCTGGTAGGGTTGGGGACGTCAACCTCTCCATTGATGATGAATCTGATAGGAGATGTTAAATATTGGATGTATGTTCCCGGATTAATATTCATTGTGGTGAGCTTTGTTTTCATTGTCTTTTTATTGCTTAAAATTGATAAAGGAACATTTTTCGAGCTTCCTGATCATTTTAAAATTCCTAAAAAGCTATGGATATTTTTTGCTGCTATCATTTTATACGGTTGTGTAGAAGGAACTTTTGGGAGTTTTGGAGGGGTGATTCTTAAAAATAAAGGGTTGGATAATGGTAATGCAAGCCTTGGCTTATCTTTATTCTGGGGTGGAATTGCTTTAAACCGGCTTTTATTCGGAGTTTTTTCTAAAAAATTTGACTTGTCTTTATTCTTTATAACCGCTCCACTTTGGGTAGGTCTTTTACTTTTACTGCTGCTGATCTATCCCAATATCCATATTTTGTTACTGATGATGTTCTTAATAGGCTTTTTTATGGGAAGCATATTTCCGGGTTCTATCGGATGGGGTACGGTTGAATTTCCAACCTATTCAGTGTTAGTTTCAGGATTTCTTATGGCTGCCAATCAAATCGGAACCGGGATTGTAACGAATGTTCTTGGGCATTTTTCTAATTATATCTCTGTCATTCTTGGAATACTGATAGTGCTGATGTTGATTATCTGTGTCTTATTCTTTTATTTGAAGAAAGGGTCTAAAATTAAAGAAGCATTTTAG
- a CDS encoding NADPH-dependent FMN reductase, with protein MKILAIAGSNSEVSMNKQLVAYASTLFDKGEVEVIDLNPFEMPIYKHERELAGGVPQEAHDFAAKIDGADLLLVSLGEHNGTYSTAFKNVFDWVSRIKDRTVWNEVPMLLMSTSPGGRGGAGVLEAASKRFPFHGGNVVETFSLPFFNDNFDKAEQKISNAEKNSELKEKIKKIAAIETILEK; from the coding sequence ATGAAAATCTTAGCAATAGCAGGAAGTAATTCAGAAGTTTCAATGAACAAGCAGTTGGTAGCTTATGCGTCAACATTATTTGATAAAGGAGAAGTAGAAGTGATTGATTTAAATCCTTTCGAAATGCCAATCTATAAGCATGAAAGAGAATTAGCAGGAGGAGTTCCTCAGGAAGCACATGATTTTGCTGCAAAAATTGATGGCGCAGATTTACTATTAGTTTCTTTGGGAGAGCATAACGGTACGTATTCTACAGCATTCAAAAATGTATTTGATTGGGTATCCAGAATCAAAGACAGAACCGTATGGAATGAAGTTCCAATGCTATTGATGTCTACATCACCAGGAGGTAGAGGTGGAGCAGGAGTTTTGGAAGCTGCCTCTAAGCGTTTTCCTTTTCATGGTGGAAATGTGGTAGAAACTTTCTCACTTCCTTTCTTCAATGATAACTTTGATAAAGCTGAGCAAAAAATCTCTAATGCTGAGAAAAACAGTGAATTAAAAGAAAAAATAAAGAAGATTGCGGCGATTGAAACCATCCTTGAAAAATAG
- a CDS encoding pirin family protein, whose product MKTVYHKADSRGHANHGWLNSYHTFSFANYQNKDRMNFGVLRVLNDDTVSQGMGFGTHPHRDMEIISIPLEGDLEHKDSMGTTAVIKKGEIQVMSAGTGVQHSEYNKNKDEEVKFLQIWVFPKELNVAPRYDQKSIKEGEKINGFQQILSPNKNDDGVWIHQDAWFNIANFKKGNGKNYMLNKKDNGVYAFVLKGSAKVGDRVLNERDGLGIWDTQSFNIEAIEDTEILLMEVPMELPSYLK is encoded by the coding sequence ATGAAAACAGTATATCATAAAGCAGATTCAAGAGGCCATGCTAATCATGGTTGGTTAAACTCTTACCACACATTCAGTTTTGCAAACTATCAGAACAAAGACAGAATGAATTTTGGAGTATTGAGAGTATTGAACGACGATACCGTTTCTCAGGGAATGGGATTCGGGACACACCCGCACAGGGATATGGAAATTATTTCCATTCCTTTAGAAGGAGATCTGGAACATAAAGATTCAATGGGTACTACGGCGGTAATTAAAAAAGGGGAGATTCAGGTGATGAGTGCCGGAACCGGAGTACAACATAGTGAATACAACAAAAATAAAGACGAAGAAGTAAAGTTCTTACAAATCTGGGTGTTCCCTAAAGAATTGAATGTTGCGCCAAGATATGACCAGAAAAGCATTAAAGAAGGTGAAAAGATCAATGGATTCCAACAGATTTTATCACCTAATAAAAATGATGACGGAGTATGGATTCATCAGGATGCGTGGTTTAATATCGCCAACTTCAAAAAAGGAAACGGTAAAAATTATATGTTGAACAAAAAAGACAATGGAGTGTACGCATTCGTTTTAAAAGGAAGTGCAAAAGTAGGAGACCGTGTACTGAATGAAAGAGACGGATTGGGAATCTGGGATACCCAAAGCTTTAATATTGAAGCTATAGAAGACACTGAAATATTATTAATGGAAGTACCGATGGAGTTGCCTTCTTATCTTAAATAA
- the guaA gene encoding glutamine-hydrolyzing GMP synthase, whose product MNNGIIILDFGSQYNQLIGRRIREMGVYSEILPFNTPLQDILAKQPKGIILSGGPSSVNAENAHLVEKELYEQGVPVLGICYGMQMTAHLLGGKVNKGEKGEYGKANLEIVKESSLLKGVTQNSVVWMSHFDEVGELPAGFELNAKSGVIASISNEDKKIFCVQFHPEVSHTEEGGKMLENFVFGICNAEKNWKLTNYIEKTVEEIREKVGDNKVILGLSGGVDSSVAAVLIHKAIGDQLTCIFVDTGLLRKDEGKKVMDQYGEHFHMNIKMVDAKERFLSKLAGVDDPEAKRKIIGNEFIHVFDEESHKIEGAKFLAQGTIYPDVIESQSVNGPSAVIKSHHNVGGLPEDMEFELLEPLRELFKDEVRRVGEELGIPHHLVYRHPFPGPGLGIRVLGAVDAEKVRILQEADDIFIEELYKNDLYEKVSQAFVVLLPVKSVGVMGDERTYEYTAVVRSANTIDFMTATWSRLPYEFLDTVSSRIINEVRGINRVAYDISSKPPATIEWE is encoded by the coding sequence ATGAACAACGGTATTATTATTTTAGATTTCGGATCCCAGTACAACCAGCTTATCGGAAGAAGAATCCGTGAGATGGGTGTGTACTCTGAAATCTTACCATTCAATACACCTTTACAAGATATTTTAGCAAAGCAGCCAAAAGGAATTATCCTTTCCGGGGGACCAAGTTCTGTAAACGCAGAAAATGCTCACCTGGTTGAAAAAGAATTATACGAACAGGGAGTACCTGTTTTGGGTATTTGCTATGGAATGCAGATGACTGCTCACCTTTTAGGAGGAAAAGTAAACAAAGGAGAGAAAGGGGAGTATGGAAAGGCTAATCTTGAGATCGTTAAAGAGAGCTCTTTATTAAAAGGAGTAACTCAGAACTCTGTAGTTTGGATGAGCCACTTTGATGAAGTTGGAGAACTGCCCGCAGGTTTTGAACTAAACGCAAAATCAGGAGTTATTGCTTCTATTTCCAATGAAGATAAAAAAATCTTCTGCGTTCAGTTTCATCCGGAAGTTTCCCATACGGAAGAAGGAGGAAAAATGCTTGAAAACTTCGTATTCGGAATCTGTAATGCAGAGAAAAACTGGAAACTGACCAACTATATTGAGAAAACAGTTGAAGAAATCCGTGAAAAAGTAGGAGACAACAAGGTTATCCTTGGTCTTTCAGGAGGTGTTGATTCATCTGTAGCGGCTGTTTTAATTCATAAAGCAATCGGAGATCAGCTAACTTGTATTTTTGTTGATACAGGATTACTGAGAAAAGATGAAGGGAAAAAAGTAATGGATCAGTATGGAGAGCACTTCCATATGAACATTAAAATGGTAGATGCTAAAGAAAGATTTCTTTCAAAATTAGCAGGAGTAGATGATCCTGAAGCGAAGAGAAAAATTATCGGAAACGAATTTATCCATGTATTTGATGAAGAATCTCACAAAATTGAAGGCGCTAAATTCTTAGCTCAGGGAACAATTTACCCTGACGTAATCGAGAGCCAGTCTGTAAATGGACCTTCTGCAGTAATTAAGTCTCACCACAATGTTGGAGGACTTCCTGAAGATATGGAATTCGAGCTATTAGAGCCATTAAGAGAACTTTTCAAGGACGAAGTAAGAAGAGTGGGAGAAGAATTAGGAATTCCTCATCACTTGGTATACAGACACCCGTTCCCTGGACCTGGATTAGGAATCAGAGTATTAGGTGCTGTAGATGCTGAAAAAGTAAGAATCCTTCAGGAGGCTGATGATATTTTCATTGAGGAATTATACAAAAATGACCTTTACGAAAAAGTATCTCAGGCATTCGTAGTATTACTTCCTGTAAAATCTGTAGGAGTAATGGGTGACGAAAGAACTTACGAATACACAGCAGTAGTTCGTTCGGCTAACACGATCGACTTTATGACGGCAACTTGGAGCAGACTTCCTTATGAGTTCTTAGATACTGTTTCCAGCAGAATCATCAACGAAGTAAGAGGGATTAACAGAGTAGCTTACGATATTTCAAGCAAACCACCTGCAACAATTGAGTGGGAATAA
- the purM gene encoding phosphoribosylformylglycinamidine cyclo-ligase gives MSNTYKSAGVDKEEGYKTVDKIKKAVGETHNSNVLNHLGSFGAFYEIGGYKNPVLVSGTDGVGTKLKVALDTKKYDSIGVDCFAMCANDILCHGAKPLFFLDYLACGKLDSEIAAEIVLGMVNACKDNNCALIGGETAEMPGMYQPGDYDVAGFCVGIVEKDQIIDGSNIKAGNKIIALPSSGFHSNGFSLVRKVFPNFEEEFEGKPLYETLLVPTRLYFKDIHKVLEEVKVGGIAHITGGGLYENVPRIIPEGLCASIDGSKIRIPSVMLELEKRGGIAREEMHGTFNMGVGMVIVVDAEHAEKVLHLLDDAYEIGEITEGAEKINLSL, from the coding sequence ATGAGCAACACTTACAAATCAGCAGGAGTAGACAAAGAAGAAGGATACAAAACGGTTGACAAGATTAAAAAAGCAGTTGGCGAAACCCACAATTCCAATGTGTTGAATCACTTGGGAAGTTTTGGTGCTTTCTATGAAATCGGTGGATATAAAAATCCGGTTCTTGTTTCAGGAACAGATGGAGTAGGAACGAAACTGAAAGTAGCTTTGGATACCAAAAAATATGACTCTATAGGAGTAGACTGTTTCGCAATGTGTGCCAATGATATTCTTTGCCACGGTGCTAAGCCATTATTCTTCTTAGATTATTTAGCTTGTGGAAAGTTGGATTCTGAAATTGCAGCTGAAATTGTTCTTGGAATGGTAAATGCTTGTAAAGATAACAACTGTGCATTAATCGGTGGTGAAACTGCTGAAATGCCGGGAATGTACCAGCCTGGAGATTATGATGTTGCCGGATTCTGCGTAGGAATTGTAGAAAAAGACCAGATCATTGATGGTTCAAACATCAAAGCAGGTAACAAAATTATTGCATTGCCAAGCTCAGGATTTCACTCCAACGGATTCTCTTTAGTAAGAAAAGTATTCCCGAACTTCGAAGAGGAGTTTGAAGGAAAACCTTTATATGAAACTCTTTTAGTTCCCACAAGATTATACTTCAAAGACATTCATAAAGTATTGGAAGAAGTAAAAGTAGGTGGAATTGCTCACATTACAGGAGGAGGATTGTACGAAAACGTACCAAGAATTATTCCTGAAGGGCTTTGTGCTTCTATCGACGGTTCTAAAATCAGAATTCCAAGTGTAATGCTTGAGCTGGAGAAGAGAGGTGGAATTGCTCGTGAAGAAATGCACGGTACTTTCAACATGGGTGTAGGAATGGTAATCGTTGTAGATGCTGAACATGCTGAAAAAGTATTACACCTTTTAGATGATGCTTACGAAATCGGAGAAATCACTGAAGGAGCAGAGAAAATCAATTTATCACTATAA
- the purN gene encoding phosphoribosylglycinamide formyltransferase yields the protein MKNIVVLVSGSGTNLQRIIDTIEAGEIQNAKVSLVVADRECFGLERAKNHNIENIVIPRGKNFSSELAKVIPQNTDLIVLAGFLSILKPEFCENWNGKIINIHPALLPKFGGKGMWGMNVHNAVIEAKEVESGATVHFVTPGIDEGEAILQKSFEVTAEDTPETLAQKVHQIEYEIFPLAINKVLGNK from the coding sequence ATGAAGAACATTGTAGTGCTTGTATCTGGTTCAGGAACCAATCTGCAGAGAATCATTGATACCATTGAAGCTGGAGAAATTCAGAATGCAAAAGTGTCTTTAGTCGTGGCAGACAGAGAATGTTTCGGATTGGAAAGAGCGAAGAATCATAATATAGAAAACATAGTGATTCCAAGAGGAAAGAATTTCAGCAGCGAATTGGCTAAAGTAATTCCACAAAATACAGACCTTATTGTATTGGCAGGGTTCCTATCCATTTTAAAACCTGAATTCTGCGAAAACTGGAACGGTAAAATAATCAATATTCATCCGGCATTGCTTCCGAAATTTGGAGGAAAAGGAATGTGGGGAATGAACGTTCATAATGCTGTTATTGAAGCTAAAGAGGTAGAGAGTGGGGCAACAGTTCATTTTGTAACACCGGGTATTGATGAAGGAGAGGCTATTCTTCAGAAATCTTTTGAAGTAACGGCAGAGGATACTCCCGAAACCTTAGCCCAGAAAGTTCACCAGATTGAATATGAAATATTTCCGTTAGCGATCAATAAAGTCCTGGGAAATAAATAA
- the purD gene encoding phosphoribosylamine--glycine ligase, whose product MRILIIGEGGRESALAAKLQNDPRISKMFFANGNATTDAIGKNVHLSEIKELRDFAIKEKVDLTIVGPEAPLVAGIKDEFKKHDLKVFGPTQKVASLEGSKAFSKKFMQTYDIKTAKAVVFDSYNEAKEYIQTQPYPLVIKASGLAGGKGVVICDNLEEAEATIHDFMIRRIYGDAGIRLVIEEYLQGFEASIIAFSNGEKLFPCIAAKDYKKAGNGDTGPNTGGMGSVAPSPEFTQGHYADFEQNILEPTIKGLKAEGFSFKGIIFFGLMVTKNGAYLLEYNMRFGDPETQVLMALMENNLLDVIQDCMDGKDIQLKFKDEKAVCLVMCSGGYPRNIETGFEITGEDKVKHSKLLYAGAITKGDKVVSNGGRVLNIVATGATFEDARKKVYEDAAHVHFDYGFYREDIGKF is encoded by the coding sequence ATGAGAATATTAATCATAGGTGAAGGCGGTAGAGAGTCTGCTTTAGCAGCAAAGCTTCAGAATGACCCAAGAATTTCTAAAATGTTTTTTGCTAACGGGAATGCTACTACCGATGCAATAGGGAAAAATGTTCATTTATCAGAAATCAAAGAACTTAGAGATTTCGCTATTAAAGAGAAGGTTGATTTAACCATCGTTGGCCCGGAAGCTCCATTGGTAGCAGGGATCAAGGATGAGTTCAAAAAGCATGACCTTAAGGTTTTCGGACCTACTCAGAAAGTAGCAAGCCTGGAAGGAAGTAAGGCTTTCTCTAAGAAATTTATGCAGACCTATGATATCAAGACAGCTAAAGCGGTAGTATTTGATTCATATAACGAAGCAAAAGAATATATCCAGACACAGCCATATCCTTTAGTGATTAAGGCAAGTGGTTTAGCAGGTGGAAAAGGGGTTGTTATCTGTGACAACCTTGAAGAAGCTGAAGCTACGATCCACGACTTCATGATCAGAAGAATCTATGGAGACGCTGGTATCCGTTTGGTAATCGAAGAATATTTACAAGGTTTTGAAGCATCCATCATCGCTTTCTCAAACGGTGAAAAATTGTTCCCTTGTATTGCGGCAAAAGATTATAAGAAAGCTGGAAACGGAGATACAGGACCAAATACAGGAGGGATGGGTTCAGTGGCTCCAAGCCCGGAATTCACTCAGGGACACTATGCTGATTTTGAACAAAATATTTTAGAACCTACTATTAAAGGTCTTAAAGCAGAAGGATTCAGTTTCAAAGGAATCATTTTCTTCGGATTAATGGTGACTAAGAACGGAGCTTATCTTCTTGAATACAACATGAGATTCGGAGATCCTGAAACTCAGGTATTGATGGCGCTTATGGAAAACAATCTTTTAGATGTGATCCAGGACTGTATGGATGGAAAAGACATCCAGCTTAAGTTTAAAGACGAAAAAGCAGTTTGTTTGGTAATGTGTTCAGGAGGTTACCCAAGAAACATTGAAACAGGCTTCGAAATTACAGGAGAAGACAAAGTAAAACACAGTAAACTGTTATATGCAGGAGCTATCACAAAAGGAGATAAAGTAGTTTCCAATGGTGGTAGAGTATTGAACATCGTAGCTACAGGTGCTACTTTCGAAGATGCCCGCAAAAAAGTTTACGAAGACGCAGCCCACGTACATTTCGATTACGGCTTCTATAGAGAAGACATCGGAAAGTTTTAA